One part of the Flavobacterium johnsoniae UW101 genome encodes these proteins:
- a CDS encoding M20/M25/M40 family metallo-hydrolase, with protein sequence MKFFIKINFAYGLLLFGLTINAQKNNLAQTFYKHDKYLSSDKLEGRFVGTKGNNDAAAYIKKYFKKYGLKKFNDTYDQPFKVFVKEGINKMKSDSVSTQNVFGFIEGSDEKLKNEFIVIGAHYDHWGWGGKGSGSKKKDTIAIHNGADDNASGVSALLCILEEVSKLKIKPKRSIIFISFSGEEEGLLGSKYFVNHLPVKKEAVKVMLNMDMVGRLNAEKQIYMGGAGTFPNGVELMKKLGENSGLNPVVFAGDVGGSDHVSFYKASISAIGFHTGGHPQYHTPEDDIELINFEGGALVSKYIYNALVSIANYNEELVFIKQD encoded by the coding sequence ATGAAATTTTTTATAAAGATAAACTTTGCTTATGGTTTGTTACTTTTTGGCCTTACTATCAATGCGCAAAAAAATAATTTGGCGCAGACATTTTATAAACACGATAAATATCTTTCTTCAGATAAATTGGAAGGCCGTTTCGTAGGAACGAAAGGAAATAACGATGCAGCAGCTTACATCAAAAAGTACTTTAAAAAATATGGTTTGAAAAAGTTCAATGATACTTATGATCAGCCTTTTAAAGTGTTTGTAAAAGAAGGAATTAATAAAATGAAATCCGACAGCGTTTCGACACAAAATGTTTTTGGATTTATTGAAGGTTCTGATGAAAAACTCAAAAATGAATTTATTGTTATAGGTGCACATTACGATCATTGGGGCTGGGGCGGAAAAGGATCTGGAAGCAAGAAAAAAGATACCATAGCCATTCATAACGGTGCAGATGATAATGCATCTGGAGTTTCGGCTTTGTTGTGTATTTTAGAAGAAGTTTCTAAATTAAAAATTAAACCTAAAAGGAGTATTATTTTTATTTCTTTCAGCGGAGAAGAAGAAGGTTTATTAGGTTCAAAATATTTTGTAAATCACTTACCTGTCAAAAAAGAAGCCGTAAAAGTAATGCTCAATATGGATATGGTAGGAAGATTAAATGCTGAGAAACAAATCTATATGGGCGGTGCAGGAACTTTTCCAAATGGAGTAGAACTCATGAAAAAATTAGGAGAAAACAGCGGACTAAATCCAGTTGTTTTTGCAGGTGATGTTGGCGGTTCTGATCACGTTTCTTTTTACAAAGCTTCGATTTCTGCCATAGGATTTCACACAGGCGGACATCCGCAATATCATACACCCGAAGATGATATTGAATTAATTAATTTTGAAGGTGGCGCTTTGGTTTCAAAATATATTTATAATGCTTTGGTAAGTATTGCGAATTATAATG
- a CDS encoding sialidase family protein, whose product MNLKKYYSAFLLISILVSCTSTKNGPKAINITQNYIAEKPVTAASHASTLVELENNTLLAAWFGGKYEGAKDVGIYISSYKEQKWSVPKELIKPLIKDGDTLPCWNPVLFKSKSQNLYLFYKVGKNPREWFGAMIVSKDEGKTWSNSKYLPKGILGPIRNKPIETTPGVILCGSSTESVDDNKWRVFIETYTEGTDSWTIADINDKKNFDIIQPTFLVHSDKEIQILSRSRHNKLISSWSEDNGKTWQKTDSINVVNSNSGVDAVTLSDKSFLLVNNPLKMGKDWFNGRNVLDVEYSKDGVNWKKLFDLENQKEGEFSYPAIIQTSDKKVHILYTYNRKFIKHTAFDLK is encoded by the coding sequence ATGAATTTAAAAAAATATTATTCAGCATTTTTATTGATTTCGATTTTAGTTTCTTGTACCTCAACTAAAAATGGACCGAAAGCAATTAATATCACTCAAAATTATATTGCAGAGAAACCTGTTACAGCAGCCAGCCACGCCTCAACATTAGTAGAGTTAGAAAACAATACTCTATTGGCAGCCTGGTTTGGCGGGAAATACGAAGGAGCAAAAGACGTCGGCATTTATATTTCATCTTATAAAGAACAAAAATGGTCAGTTCCTAAAGAACTCATCAAGCCTTTAATTAAAGACGGAGACACACTGCCTTGCTGGAATCCGGTTTTATTTAAAAGCAAAAGCCAGAATTTGTATTTGTTTTACAAAGTGGGAAAAAATCCAAGAGAATGGTTTGGCGCTATGATTGTTTCTAAAGATGAAGGAAAAACGTGGAGTAATTCAAAATATCTTCCAAAAGGTATTTTAGGGCCAATTCGAAACAAACCCATCGAAACAACTCCAGGCGTTATTTTATGCGGAAGCAGTACTGAAAGTGTTGACGATAATAAATGGAGAGTTTTTATAGAAACCTATACAGAAGGAACAGACAGCTGGACAATTGCGGATATCAACGACAAGAAAAATTTTGATATCATTCAGCCCACTTTTTTAGTTCATTCTGATAAAGAAATTCAGATTTTATCCCGAAGCCGACATAATAAATTAATTTCGAGCTGGTCTGAAGACAACGGAAAAACCTGGCAGAAAACAGACAGCATAAATGTTGTAAATTCTAATTCTGGAGTCGATGCTGTGACCTTATCTGATAAATCATTTTTATTAGTAAACAATCCTCTAAAAATGGGAAAAGACTGGTTTAACGGAAGAAATGTTCTGGATGTAGAATATTCTAAAGATGGTGTAAACTGGAAGAAATTATTTGATCTGGAAAATCAAAAAGAAGGCGAATTTAGTTATCCGGCTATTATCCAGACTTCAGATAAAAAAGTTCATATATTGTACACTTATAATCGAAAGTTTATAAAACACACCGCATTTGATTTAAAATAA
- a CDS encoding L-rhamnose mutarotase codes for MQKYCLALDLNNHPDLIAEYIDYHKNVWPEIQKSIKDSGIINLEIYNVGDRLFMIMETDDNFSFAEKAKLDAENPKVQEWETLMWKFQKALPQAKSGEKWILMDKIFELK; via the coding sequence ATGCAAAAATACTGTCTTGCCTTAGATTTAAATAACCACCCAGATTTAATTGCAGAATATATCGATTACCATAAAAATGTCTGGCCTGAAATTCAGAAAAGCATTAAAGATTCTGGAATTATCAATTTGGAGATTTATAATGTCGGCGATCGATTGTTTATGATTATGGAAACCGATGATAATTTCTCATTCGCAGAAAAAGCAAAACTAGATGCAGAAAATCCAAAAGTGCAGGAATGGGAAACTTTAATGTGGAAATTCCAAAAAGCACTTCCCCAAGCCAAATCTGGAGAAAAATGGATTTTAATGGATAAGATTTTTGAACTAAAATAA